In Phytoactinopolyspora mesophila, the following are encoded in one genomic region:
- the sepH gene encoding septation protein SepH, with protein sequence MRELRVTAVSEDGAYLILSDGHEQFALRADERVHAAIRGDRARLGQLDIQLESQLRPRDIQARIRAGESVESVAAAATMPLEKVRRFAGPVLAEREHIAQRARQANLRRITGEGPVRTLEGAAADHAAAVGAQPEALTWDAWRADDGRWRVRCSWPAEGEETPDDDPEFSAVFTFDPSGRSVAPLDVNARVVAGEPRPEPEPEPAPEPVSAGPARLSVVHPPANEVDDDDESLHDDPFDVEAEPAQAPITALVRNDADPADLDDPEDHEHTTPIEPVRRPRRTGRYGRPERRRRELSEPWAEEQEPEEPAEDVASTDRLRLSDIATRIEVEEPDEPESPEELAPTAQEPPPPTPPPRSTSSRSRRPSVPSWDEIMFGRRKND encoded by the coding sequence ATGCGCGAGCTTCGCGTGACCGCGGTCAGCGAGGATGGCGCCTACTTGATCCTCTCCGATGGCCACGAGCAGTTCGCACTGCGTGCCGACGAGCGCGTGCACGCTGCGATCCGAGGCGACCGAGCGAGGTTGGGACAGTTGGATATTCAGCTCGAAAGCCAACTGCGTCCGCGGGATATCCAGGCCCGGATCCGGGCCGGCGAGTCGGTTGAGTCCGTCGCCGCGGCCGCAACTATGCCGCTGGAGAAAGTCCGGCGGTTCGCCGGACCTGTGCTGGCCGAACGCGAGCACATCGCTCAGCGTGCCCGTCAGGCCAACCTCCGCCGGATCACCGGCGAAGGCCCGGTACGCACTCTCGAAGGCGCCGCGGCCGACCACGCGGCGGCGGTGGGCGCCCAGCCCGAAGCGCTCACCTGGGACGCATGGCGAGCCGACGACGGCCGCTGGAGAGTGCGCTGCTCCTGGCCAGCCGAGGGCGAAGAGACCCCTGATGACGACCCAGAATTCTCGGCGGTCTTCACCTTCGACCCCTCTGGGAGGTCGGTCGCGCCCCTGGATGTGAACGCGCGTGTCGTCGCCGGCGAGCCGCGACCCGAGCCCGAGCCTGAACCTGCCCCGGAGCCCGTATCCGCCGGCCCCGCTCGACTTTCCGTCGTCCACCCGCCTGCCAACGAGGTCGATGACGACGACGAGTCCCTGCACGACGACCCGTTCGATGTCGAGGCCGAGCCCGCTCAGGCCCCGATCACCGCCCTGGTACGCAACGACGCCGACCCGGCTGACCTCGATGACCCCGAGGATCACGAACACACCACGCCGATCGAGCCGGTTCGCCGACCGCGTCGCACGGGCCGTTACGGCCGCCCCGAGCGGCGCCGTCGCGAGCTGTCCGAACCGTGGGCCGAAGAGCAAGAGCCTGAGGAGCCGGCCGAAGATGTGGCCAGTACCGACCGGCTGCGCCTCAGCGACATCGCCACTCGTATCGAAGTCGAAGAGCCGGACGAACCCGAATCGCCGGAGGAGCTCGCCCCCACCGCTCAGGAGCCTCCGCCTCCCACTCCTCCCCCGCGCAGCACGTCTTCACGCTCGCGCCGGCCGAGTGTGCCCAGCTGGGACGAGATCATGTTCGGGCGCCGCAAGAACGACTAA
- a CDS encoding DUF6263 family protein, producing the protein MRRSHTLTTATVFLLALTGCGGTDTDEPAADSQCELGPTELTVTDAGREPHKVMRFSPTAGDTVETDIEMSVVTDISVDGDSAPTQTGPLMVMGIVFTVENVAEDAIELSFVYDHASADSDEPALLDMLDSLTGISGTLSTDHSGAFLDGNISTDGLGPEAESLVEQTEQQLADLTVALPAEPVGPGGLWEVTSSFESGGVAYCNQATYTLAEFDGERYDLDIETTQTVQPTTIEEHGVTIEILRGSGNSSGRSSGSLDSPIAASGSSTTTTRTEMRIERNGSTQFQDVEVRLELDIHQR; encoded by the coding sequence GTGCGCCGTTCCCACACCTTGACGACCGCCACGGTCTTCCTTCTCGCGCTCACCGGCTGCGGCGGAACCGACACCGACGAGCCCGCGGCTGACAGCCAGTGTGAACTCGGCCCGACGGAGCTGACGGTCACTGATGCCGGCCGAGAACCACACAAGGTCATGCGGTTCTCGCCGACGGCCGGAGACACCGTCGAGACGGACATCGAGATGTCAGTCGTCACCGATATCAGCGTCGACGGCGACAGCGCCCCCACCCAGACCGGCCCACTGATGGTGATGGGGATCGTGTTCACCGTCGAGAACGTCGCTGAGGACGCTATCGAGTTGTCGTTCGTCTATGACCATGCCAGCGCCGACAGCGACGAGCCGGCACTGCTCGACATGCTGGACAGCCTCACCGGAATCTCGGGAACGCTGAGCACAGACCACAGCGGTGCCTTTCTGGACGGCAACATCTCGACCGACGGGCTGGGCCCGGAGGCGGAGTCGTTGGTCGAGCAGACCGAGCAGCAGCTGGCCGACCTGACCGTGGCGCTCCCGGCGGAGCCGGTCGGGCCAGGCGGCCTTTGGGAAGTGACAAGTTCGTTCGAATCAGGCGGCGTGGCCTACTGCAATCAGGCGACGTACACACTGGCCGAGTTCGACGGTGAACGCTACGACCTCGATATCGAAACTACGCAGACGGTTCAGCCGACCACCATCGAGGAACACGGCGTCACTATCGAGATTCTCCGCGGCTCAGGCAACAGTTCGGGCCGCAGTAGCGGCAGCCTCGACAGCCCGATCGCGGCGTCCGGATCGAGTACCACCACCACCCGCACCGAAATGCGGATCGAGCGGAATGGTTCGACCCAGTTCCAGGACGTCGAGGTCAGACTCGAGCTGGACATTCACCAGCGCTGA
- a CDS encoding ferrochelatase, with product MSSLDADAAETRLAPYDALLVVSFGGPEGQEDVIPFLGNVTRGKDVPRERLEEVGEHYRAFGGKSPINDQNRAFVANLQHELAEAGLSIPVYWGNRNWHPYLTDEVKRMAADGMGRVAAFITSAYASYSGCRQYRENLAESVAEVGPAAPRIDRLRHSFDHPGFVSANTDSVVGALGELSRDAAEQARLVFVTHSIPVAMAETSGANGNAYIEQHEAVAQAVTAQVSARTGAQYEYDLVYCSRSGPPHVPWLEPDVNDHLEALAAQGTRAVVMAPIGFLSDHMEVVYDLDTEALDTAKKFGIEAARAATVGTHPDFVAAVIDLLLERAAVERGEAVDRASVGPPGPDADVCAVDCCRNLRAAKPALGGWDAPAHPSAPK from the coding sequence GTGAGTAGCTTGGATGCTGATGCCGCGGAAACCCGCCTCGCGCCTTACGACGCGCTCTTGGTGGTGTCGTTCGGGGGGCCCGAAGGCCAAGAAGACGTCATCCCGTTTCTCGGGAACGTCACCCGCGGCAAGGACGTGCCACGTGAGCGGCTCGAAGAGGTCGGTGAGCACTACCGCGCCTTCGGTGGCAAGAGCCCCATCAACGACCAGAACCGCGCTTTCGTCGCCAATCTCCAACATGAGCTCGCCGAAGCCGGGCTGTCGATCCCGGTGTATTGGGGCAACCGCAACTGGCATCCGTACCTCACCGACGAGGTCAAACGGATGGCCGCCGACGGCATGGGCCGGGTCGCGGCCTTCATCACCAGTGCGTACGCGTCTTACTCCGGTTGCCGGCAGTACCGCGAGAACCTGGCCGAGTCGGTAGCCGAGGTCGGGCCGGCGGCGCCGCGAATCGACCGTCTCCGGCATAGTTTCGACCATCCGGGGTTCGTCTCGGCTAACACGGACAGTGTGGTCGGCGCGTTGGGGGAACTGTCCAGGGACGCTGCCGAGCAAGCTCGCCTGGTGTTCGTCACACACTCCATCCCGGTGGCCATGGCCGAGACGTCGGGCGCGAACGGCAACGCTTACATCGAACAGCATGAGGCGGTCGCGCAGGCGGTGACGGCTCAGGTTTCCGCGCGCACCGGCGCCCAGTATGAGTACGATCTCGTCTACTGTTCGCGCAGCGGACCGCCGCACGTGCCATGGCTGGAGCCGGACGTCAACGACCACCTCGAAGCACTGGCCGCTCAGGGCACGCGCGCCGTGGTGATGGCGCCGATCGGCTTCCTGTCCGATCACATGGAAGTGGTGTACGACCTCGATACCGAGGCTTTGGACACGGCGAAGAAGTTCGGGATCGAAGCTGCCCGCGCGGCGACCGTCGGCACTCACCCGGACTTCGTCGCCGCCGTGATCGACCTGCTGCTCGAACGCGCGGCCGTGGAGCGCGGCGAGGCTGTTGACCGGGCCAGCGTCGGCCCACCTGGCCCTGACGCCGACGTATGCGCCGTCGACTGCTGCCGGAACCTGCGCGCGGCGAAACCTGCGCTGGGTGGCTGGGATGCCCCCGCCCACCCGTCCGCACCTAAATGA
- a CDS encoding DUF5998 family protein encodes MVDIGTREGLRIAIQQAGYYPDLVAETLETALAGEPVESFVVHHEPHFDRDELRRHVSVLVLTPTRLIVGHSDEYPSDDAHGSPYATTSTEAVPLARVSSVVVSRTVPSPASHQVGDRPLDVVLTVGWGAMSRIDLEPATCGDPDCEADHGYTGTVTSDDFTLRVSEAGDGMTRVDDMLTFARALSAATVQVR; translated from the coding sequence ATGGTGGACATAGGGACGCGTGAAGGACTCCGCATCGCGATCCAACAAGCAGGCTACTATCCAGACCTGGTGGCGGAGACGCTCGAGACGGCCCTGGCTGGTGAGCCGGTCGAGTCGTTCGTCGTTCATCACGAGCCGCATTTCGACCGCGATGAGCTGCGTCGCCATGTGAGCGTGCTGGTCTTGACCCCTACCCGGCTGATAGTCGGCCACTCCGACGAGTATCCGTCCGACGACGCCCATGGCTCGCCGTATGCGACGACCTCCACCGAAGCGGTACCGCTGGCGCGGGTCTCTTCGGTGGTCGTGAGCCGCACAGTACCCTCGCCGGCGTCGCATCAGGTCGGAGACCGGCCGCTGGACGTCGTGCTGACCGTTGGCTGGGGTGCCATGAGCCGCATCGATCTGGAGCCGGCTACATGCGGAGATCCAGATTGCGAAGCCGATCACGGCTACACCGGGACTGTCACTTCGGACGACTTCACCTTGAGGGTCAGCGAGGCCGGTGACGGAATGACGCGGGTGGACGACATGCTGACCTTCGCTCGGGCGCTTTCAGCAGCTACCGTGCAGGTCCGGTGA
- a CDS encoding alkaline phosphatase family protein, which yields MTLLPEYGERSLADLIPSALGALGVADEQNPLGLPPAARYCVLLIDGLGWNLFRSHTAQTPFLSSLRAQPITCGLPSTTATSLTSLGTGLPPGRHGVLGYTSRVPGRNEIFNALKWQPAIDPLTYQPHPSLFERAQRSGVATRVVNKREFHDSGLTAAALRGPYWSADSYGERIAAAASSSAANPSLVYVYDSDLDRTGHQLGCRSAAWRHQLVMVDRFAEELYDSLPADTVLVVTGDHGMVDVPAQDRIDVDDLPALREGTSLIAGEARFRHVYTVDGATPDVLAAWQAVVGERGAVLTRAEAIEAGWFGAVEGRVQERIGDVVVCARGSFAVCYRSVFPTEVKMVGLHGGMSEDELLIPLLVS from the coding sequence TTGACTCTCCTGCCCGAGTACGGGGAGCGATCCCTGGCTGACCTGATCCCCTCCGCGCTCGGAGCGTTGGGTGTCGCAGACGAACAGAATCCGCTTGGACTGCCCCCAGCAGCTCGCTACTGCGTGCTGCTGATCGACGGTCTCGGATGGAACCTGTTCCGTTCACACACCGCGCAGACGCCGTTTCTGTCGTCACTGCGGGCACAGCCGATCACGTGCGGGCTGCCATCCACCACAGCCACCAGCCTCACCAGTCTGGGAACGGGACTGCCTCCCGGCCGGCATGGTGTCCTGGGTTATACGTCCCGGGTGCCAGGGCGCAACGAGATATTCAACGCACTGAAGTGGCAGCCGGCCATCGACCCGCTCACCTACCAGCCCCACCCGTCCCTGTTCGAGCGGGCCCAGCGCTCCGGCGTAGCCACCAGGGTGGTCAACAAGCGAGAGTTTCACGACAGTGGGCTGACCGCTGCCGCTCTGCGCGGGCCCTACTGGTCCGCCGACTCGTACGGTGAGCGGATCGCGGCGGCGGCAAGCTCATCGGCGGCGAACCCGTCATTGGTTTATGTGTACGACTCCGACCTCGACCGCACCGGACACCAGCTCGGATGCCGGTCCGCGGCTTGGCGGCACCAGCTGGTGATGGTCGACCGATTCGCCGAAGAGCTCTACGACTCCCTGCCAGCGGACACGGTGCTGGTGGTGACCGGCGACCACGGCATGGTGGATGTGCCGGCGCAGGACCGCATCGACGTCGACGACCTTCCGGCCTTGCGCGAAGGCACGTCGTTGATCGCCGGCGAGGCGCGGTTCAGGCACGTCTACACCGTGGACGGCGCGACACCAGATGTCCTGGCGGCATGGCAAGCCGTGGTGGGGGAGCGAGGCGCGGTGCTTACTCGTGCCGAGGCCATCGAAGCCGGTTGGTTCGGTGCCGTCGAAGGGCGCGTGCAAGAGCGGATCGGGGACGTCGTGGTGTGTGCCCGCGGCAGTTTCGCCGTCTGTTACCGAAGCGTGTTCCCCACGGAGGTCAAGATGGTGGGCCTGCACGGCGGAATGAGCGAAGACGAGTTGCTCATTCCGCTGCTGGTCAGCTAG
- a CDS encoding RNA polymerase sigma factor yields MADRSISDLVHEAKAGDQRAWREIVDRHASLVWSVVRSHRLTDPDAGDVFQTTWLRLVESLGRLNKPEQLSAWLVTTARRECLRHIKRRDREFPDPEAVDVSADADNAAAMLLGVSENTITAPDTAILRRERDGEILAAYRKLPERCQALLRLYLAEPPLSYNEIADILGLPVGSVGPNRGRCLAHLRKLLAGNHQAAEAEGDA; encoded by the coding sequence TTGGCGGACCGCTCGATCAGCGATCTGGTGCACGAGGCCAAGGCAGGCGATCAACGCGCCTGGCGGGAGATTGTCGACCGTCACGCAAGCCTGGTGTGGTCCGTGGTCCGCAGCCATCGGCTTACCGACCCAGACGCCGGCGATGTCTTTCAAACCACCTGGTTGCGCTTGGTGGAAAGCCTCGGCCGGCTCAACAAGCCCGAACAGCTGTCCGCGTGGCTGGTTACGACGGCCAGGCGTGAGTGCCTACGGCACATCAAACGGCGTGACCGCGAGTTCCCGGACCCAGAAGCAGTCGACGTGTCGGCCGATGCCGACAACGCCGCAGCCATGCTGCTGGGCGTCTCGGAGAACACCATCACCGCCCCTGACACCGCGATCCTGCGCCGCGAGCGAGACGGGGAGATCCTCGCCGCGTATCGCAAGCTCCCGGAACGGTGCCAGGCATTGCTCCGCTTGTACCTGGCGGAGCCGCCCCTTAGCTACAACGAGATCGCTGACATCCTCGGCCTGCCAGTGGGCAGTGTGGGACCGAACCGTGGCCGATGCCTTGCTCATCTGCGCAAGCTGCTGGCCGGCAACCACCAAGCCGCCGAGGCAGAAGGAGACGCGTGA
- a CDS encoding inositol monophosphatase family protein, with product MTVDAKKLVELAASAAREAGALARERRQAVDRMAVAATKSTPTDVVTESDTAAEQLIRDRILSVRPGDAVHGEEGGHVDGKSGVVWVVDPIDGTVNYLYGIPQYAVSIAAQVDGVVEAGVVHNPASGETWTAIRGGGALLDGEPIGVTACADLSLALVGTGFGYDARRRARQAAILADLVPAVRDIRRAGAAALDLCAVASGRLDAYYERGLQPWDLAAGALVAAEAGAVVSGLHGVEAGAELVMAAAPGIAEELRGLLERLGADRDTAD from the coding sequence GTGACGGTTGATGCGAAGAAACTGGTCGAGTTGGCGGCCAGTGCTGCCCGGGAAGCGGGCGCCTTAGCTCGTGAGCGCCGGCAAGCGGTGGACCGAATGGCCGTCGCGGCCACCAAGTCGACGCCGACCGATGTGGTGACCGAGTCCGACACCGCTGCCGAGCAATTGATCCGTGATCGGATCCTTTCGGTCCGGCCGGGCGATGCGGTTCACGGCGAGGAGGGCGGCCACGTCGACGGTAAGTCCGGCGTCGTGTGGGTCGTCGATCCGATCGACGGCACGGTGAATTATCTGTACGGGATTCCGCAGTACGCGGTGTCGATCGCGGCGCAGGTCGACGGCGTCGTCGAGGCCGGCGTGGTGCACAATCCGGCGAGTGGCGAGACCTGGACCGCCATACGTGGCGGGGGTGCGTTGCTCGACGGCGAGCCGATTGGGGTCACCGCTTGCGCGGACCTGTCGCTGGCGCTGGTAGGAACCGGATTCGGGTACGACGCCCGGCGCCGTGCCCGGCAAGCCGCCATCCTGGCCGACTTGGTCCCGGCGGTGCGCGACATCCGGCGCGCCGGTGCGGCCGCGCTGGATCTGTGTGCCGTGGCATCGGGACGGCTCGATGCCTACTACGAGCGTGGCCTGCAACCGTGGGATCTGGCTGCTGGAGCGCTGGTGGCGGCCGAGGCCGGCGCCGTCGTCAGCGGCCTGCACGGGGTCGAGGCCGGTGCGGAACTGGTCATGGCGGCAGCGCCGGGTATCGCTGAGGAACTGCGTGGGCTGCTCGAGCGCCTGGGAGCCGATCGCGACACGGCAGACTGA